In one window of Poriferisphaera corsica DNA:
- the rmuC gene encoding DNA recombination protein RmuC translates to MNDPITIIMLVLFLVALGAAGVLYAKLMGAKKQSEISLGEKQAAAAQLAEQTQITENQAAELKTFEQQIADTKTSLALAEEKQKQLMRDNESLSERMGEEIEKQRRQFDELMLEKEESTKKHEQTLREEAAKREAQLKDQFEKLQKQAKESFESIAGQTLEKSNKAFLQLAKEQFKGEQKDAKAQLEKRKDAIKNLVDPIKEKLKAYDETIHVLERDRKQSHGELSATIKKMIEDQRMLKDETQKLVTALKRPEVRGQWGEMHLEKLLEMAGFREGLNYDKQVSTAGGKLRPDTVVHLTSNRDIVIDVKTPLDAYLSAIEAVSKADQDGHLRRHTKNILTQVDSLHKKDYQAQFERTPEFVVMFIPAESFLQPAVQERPTLLEDAFSKGIVIATPSTLIALLKTVAVGWREEALAENARKISEAGKELHKRISTCTGHLEKLGKAVGNTVKHFNQFTSSFESRVVTQARKFEDLEAAEPKKALPDQMDQIDALPREVKVIPSSVTDHVEAGNDQQMKILPENDQIDE, encoded by the coding sequence ATGAATGATCCTATTACAATCATAATGCTGGTGTTGTTTTTGGTGGCTTTAGGTGCGGCGGGGGTGCTATACGCCAAGCTGATGGGGGCAAAAAAGCAGTCGGAAATAAGCCTTGGCGAGAAGCAGGCGGCAGCCGCGCAGCTGGCTGAGCAAACTCAGATCACCGAAAACCAAGCAGCGGAGCTGAAGACGTTCGAGCAGCAGATTGCTGATACGAAGACGTCGTTGGCCTTGGCAGAAGAGAAACAGAAACAGCTCATGCGCGATAATGAGTCGTTAAGCGAACGGATGGGTGAGGAAATTGAAAAGCAACGGCGGCAATTTGATGAGTTGATGCTAGAAAAAGAAGAATCGACGAAAAAGCATGAGCAGACGCTGCGTGAGGAAGCGGCGAAGCGAGAGGCGCAGCTAAAGGATCAATTTGAGAAGCTGCAGAAGCAGGCTAAAGAATCGTTTGAGTCGATCGCAGGCCAAACGTTAGAGAAATCGAACAAAGCATTTTTACAGCTTGCAAAGGAGCAATTCAAGGGCGAGCAGAAGGATGCGAAAGCGCAACTTGAGAAACGCAAAGACGCGATCAAGAATCTGGTTGATCCGATCAAAGAGAAGCTGAAGGCTTACGACGAGACTATTCATGTATTAGAAAGAGATCGGAAGCAATCACATGGCGAGTTGTCGGCAACGATCAAAAAGATGATCGAAGATCAGCGAATGCTGAAGGATGAAACGCAGAAGTTGGTGACTGCGTTAAAGCGACCAGAGGTGCGGGGACAGTGGGGCGAGATGCATCTCGAGAAATTGCTTGAGATGGCAGGATTCAGAGAAGGGTTGAATTATGACAAGCAGGTTTCAACAGCAGGCGGGAAGTTGAGGCCGGATACAGTGGTGCACCTGACGAGCAATCGGGATATTGTGATTGACGTGAAGACGCCATTAGATGCTTACTTATCAGCGATTGAGGCGGTATCAAAAGCAGATCAAGATGGGCATTTAAGGCGCCATACAAAGAATATTCTGACGCAAGTGGATAGCTTGCATAAGAAAGATTACCAAGCACAGTTTGAGCGGACGCCGGAATTTGTGGTGATGTTTATCCCGGCTGAAAGCTTCTTGCAGCCCGCAGTCCAAGAGCGGCCAACGCTGTTGGAGGATGCGTTCAGTAAGGGGATTGTGATTGCGACGCCTTCAACATTGATCGCGTTGCTGAAGACTGTTGCGGTGGGCTGGCGTGAAGAAGCGCTGGCTGAAAATGCAAGAAAGATTAGTGAGGCTGGGAAGGAGCTCCACAAACGCATCTCAACGTGTACAGGTCACTTGGAGAAGCTTGGGAAGGCTGTGGGGAATACAGTAAAGCACTTCAACCAGTTTACGAGTTCATTTGAATCAAGGGTCGTGACACAGGCAAGGAAGTTCGAGGATTTAGAGGCGGCCGAACCGAAGAAGGCACTGCCGGATCAAATGGATCAGATTGATGCGCTGCCACGTGAGGTGAAGGTGATTCCCAGCTCGGTGACGGATCATGTTGAAGCGGGGAATGATCAACAGATGAAGATCTTGCCTGAGAACGATCAAATCGATGAATAA
- a CDS encoding GNAT family N-acetyltransferase: MTKIDSESINIRLYQPQDADALAGILVGAFRGKFQRLANLDEPSMRQMLLDAGFVGPHGHPGLWVAEKDNTVLAAMSLKWQQQKRGSEGSLRGILRVCLRHGFTRIGRFMIGMWLLEEQIQKQDCYIEYLAVSESAQGLGLGTQLLKKAQTEASALRAQLGFERISLHVAGGNTGAQRLYQRFGFTVERTIQSHLSRRILGESIWHFMSKSLD, translated from the coding sequence ATGACCAAGATCGATAGCGAATCCATCAATATCAGGCTCTATCAGCCTCAGGACGCCGATGCCTTGGCAGGCATTCTGGTTGGTGCATTCCGCGGCAAGTTCCAGCGGCTTGCGAATCTCGACGAACCCTCGATGAGGCAAATGCTCCTTGATGCCGGTTTTGTCGGCCCGCACGGACATCCCGGTTTATGGGTTGCTGAAAAAGATAATACCGTTCTTGCCGCCATGTCACTCAAGTGGCAGCAGCAAAAACGCGGTTCTGAAGGCAGCCTACGCGGTATTCTCCGTGTTTGTCTGCGTCACGGTTTCACCCGCATTGGTCGTTTTATGATCGGGATGTGGCTACTCGAAGAACAAATCCAAAAACAAGACTGCTACATCGAATACCTTGCTGTCAGCGAATCAGCACAAGGCCTCGGCCTCGGCACGCAATTACTCAAAAAAGCCCAAACTGAAGCATCAGCTCTCCGCGCACAACTTGGCTTTGAGCGAATTTCGCTCCATGTTGCGGGCGGTAACACGGGCGCTCAGCGTCTCTATCAACGATTTGGCTTCACTGTAGAACGAACGATCCAAAGCCATCTCTCGCGCCGCATCCTTGGCGAATCAATATGGCATTTTATGTCAAAATCCCTTGATTAA
- a CDS encoding LOG family protein, producing MPLDRDVALNRETWRLFRIISEFVDGFEVMSEVGPAVSVFGSARTKPDDPVYQRAVECGKKIVDKDFAVITGGGPGVMEAANKGAFDAGGKSIGLNINLPMEQDPNPFQNYELSFRYFFVRKVMFVKYACGFIIFPGGFGTMDEVFEALTLIQTLKIEPFPVVLVGTDFWSGLLDWIKDTMRDRYKTISPEDIDLFHVTDDVDEAIEYVTSRFSQDQWDQRTEPTIPEPIIQQVKKGATGRVAPEVSQLVDQPNES from the coding sequence ATGCCATTAGATAGAGATGTGGCCCTGAATCGCGAGACCTGGAGACTCTTTCGAATCATCTCCGAATTTGTCGACGGCTTCGAAGTCATGTCAGAAGTCGGCCCAGCGGTATCGGTATTTGGTTCGGCACGCACAAAACCAGACGACCCCGTCTATCAACGAGCTGTGGAATGTGGCAAGAAAATCGTTGATAAGGACTTTGCCGTCATTACCGGCGGCGGCCCCGGTGTCATGGAAGCTGCTAATAAAGGCGCATTCGACGCCGGCGGTAAATCAATCGGGTTGAACATCAACCTCCCAATGGAGCAAGATCCAAACCCATTCCAAAACTACGAACTTTCTTTCCGTTACTTCTTTGTGCGCAAAGTCATGTTCGTTAAGTACGCATGCGGTTTCATCATCTTCCCAGGCGGCTTCGGCACCATGGATGAAGTTTTTGAAGCCCTCACCCTTATCCAGACTCTTAAGATCGAGCCTTTCCCTGTTGTGCTCGTTGGTACGGATTTCTGGAGCGGTCTCCTCGACTGGATCAAAGACACCATGCGTGATCGTTACAAAACAATCTCGCCTGAGGACATTGATCTTTTTCATGTTACCGATGATGTGGATGAAGCCATCGAGTATGTTACGAGCCGCTTCAGCCAGGATCAGTGGGATCAACGCACCGAACCCACCATCCCGGAGCCAATTATTCAGCAAGTTAAAAAAGGCGCAACTGGCCGCGTGGCACCTGAAGTGTCGCAACTGGTTGATCAGCCAAACGAAAGTTGA
- the rpmI gene encoding 50S ribosomal protein L35, with protein sequence MPKLKSHKGLLKRVKITAKGKVKWRKPFKGHLNSHMSGDKLRKLRGTALATKGDIKRLKIMLHRPLKAGDAE encoded by the coding sequence ATGCCCAAGCTGAAATCCCATAAAGGTTTACTTAAGCGCGTCAAGATCACTGCCAAGGGCAAAGTGAAGTGGCGTAAGCCGTTTAAGGGTCACCTCAACTCGCACATGAGTGGCGACAAGCTTCGTAAGCTTCGTGGCACCGCATTGGCGACCAAAGGCGACATTAAGCGTTTGAAGATTATGCTTCATCGTCCGCTCAAAGCAGGCGACGCTGAGTAA
- a CDS encoding glycosyltransferase yields the protein MRIAYLTNQYPKVSHSFIRREITSLEAQGFEVMRYSIRKTPDNLVDPLDTAELPKTKIILASGGLAMLWAVACVKMRHPIGWLKACLEVFRIGWRSERGLLIHLVYLMEATVLYRWTKKDKVQHVHVHFGTNPTTVAMLCKLLGGPTFSFTVHGPEEFDKPTGIHLNRKIVEAEFVVAISSFGKSQLYRWCHHDEWPKIKVIHCGVNANFLETPLRPIETSRKMVCVGRLCEQKGQLLLMQAAKRLRDERLDFELILAGDGEMRHEVEQLIKRYRLEEHVTITGWQSTGEIVELIEMSRVMVLPSFGEGLPVVIMEALALGRPVISTYVAGIPELVNEQNGWLIPAGDVGELAKAMREAFGSDDQKLEEMGRQGRKMVAEKHNAMQEARRLANLFQEYGGRKKSRVEKG from the coding sequence ATGAGAATTGCTTATTTAACAAATCAATACCCGAAGGTGAGTCACTCGTTTATCAGACGAGAGATTACTTCATTGGAAGCACAGGGTTTTGAGGTGATGCGTTATTCGATTCGTAAAACGCCAGATAATTTAGTTGATCCGTTAGATACGGCAGAGTTGCCGAAGACTAAGATCATTTTGGCGTCCGGGGGGCTGGCGATGCTGTGGGCGGTGGCGTGTGTGAAAATGCGACATCCGATTGGTTGGCTAAAGGCTTGCTTGGAAGTCTTTCGGATTGGCTGGCGGAGTGAGCGGGGATTGCTAATCCATCTAGTTTATTTGATGGAAGCGACGGTGCTATATCGGTGGACGAAGAAGGATAAAGTTCAGCATGTGCATGTGCATTTCGGAACGAATCCGACGACCGTAGCGATGCTGTGCAAGTTGTTGGGCGGGCCAACGTTTAGTTTCACGGTACACGGGCCTGAAGAGTTTGATAAACCGACTGGGATTCACCTGAATCGAAAAATTGTTGAAGCGGAATTTGTGGTTGCGATTAGTAGTTTTGGAAAGAGTCAGTTGTATCGTTGGTGTCATCACGATGAGTGGCCGAAGATCAAGGTGATTCATTGCGGGGTGAATGCGAATTTTCTAGAGACTCCGCTACGACCAATCGAAACGAGCAGGAAAATGGTTTGCGTGGGCAGGTTGTGCGAGCAAAAGGGGCAGTTGCTGTTAATGCAAGCGGCTAAAAGACTGCGTGATGAGCGATTAGATTTTGAATTGATTCTTGCAGGCGATGGGGAGATGCGGCATGAGGTCGAGCAACTGATTAAACGGTATCGGTTGGAAGAACACGTGACGATTACGGGGTGGCAGAGTACGGGAGAGATTGTTGAGCTGATTGAGATGAGCCGCGTGATGGTGCTGCCGAGTTTTGGTGAGGGGCTGCCGGTGGTGATCATGGAGGCGCTGGCGCTGGGCAGACCGGTGATCAGTACGTACGTGGCGGGGATACCTGAATTGGTCAACGAACAGAATGGCTGGCTGATCCCGGCGGGCGATGTGGGTGAATTGGCAAAAGCAATGCGCGAGGCATTTGGATCGGACGATCAGAAACTAGAAGAGATGGGCAGACAAGGCAGAAAAATGGTGGCGGAGAAGCATAATGCGATGCAGGAAGCGCGCCGGCTGGCAAATCTGTTTCAGGAGTACGGGGGCAGGAAGAAAAGTCGCGTTGAGAAGGGGTAA
- the rplT gene encoding 50S ribosomal protein L20 codes for MPRTQKGAARRQAKVRVFKKAKGYRGSRRTQWRRVQEAVVRAGVMAYRDRRQVKREYRKLWIVRINAACKMRDINYSRFVQGLKAANIVLNRKMLSEIAIHDEAAFDAIVEKAKAALAA; via the coding sequence ATGCCACGCACACAAAAAGGTGCAGCACGCCGTCAGGCGAAAGTACGTGTTTTTAAGAAGGCAAAGGGTTATCGCGGATCGCGCCGTACACAATGGCGTCGCGTCCAAGAGGCCGTTGTCCGAGCAGGCGTCATGGCCTACCGTGACCGCCGTCAAGTAAAACGCGAGTACCGTAAACTTTGGATTGTCCGTATCAACGCAGCTTGCAAGATGCGCGACATCAATTACAGCCGATTTGTTCAAGGCCTCAAAGCCGCGAATATCGTGCTCAACCGCAAAATGCTCAGTGAGATCGCTATCCACGACGAGGCCGCATTCGACGCAATCGTCGAAAAAGCCAAAGCCGCTCTGGCAGCTTAA